From the genome of Danio rerio strain Tuebingen ecotype United States chromosome 2, GRCz12tu, whole genome shotgun sequence, one region includes:
- the pfkpb gene encoding ATP-dependent 6-phosphofructokinase, platelet type isoform X4 translates to MPDTKKYIENLSGAGKCIGVLTSGGDAQGMNAAVRAVVRMGIYVGAKVYFIHEGYQGMVDGGDNIKEASWESVSSMLQVGGTVIGSARCKDFRTHEGRLHAALNLVQRGITNLCVIGGDGSLTGANLFREEWSGLLDELVQSGQISEDAAQTHSALHIVGMVGSIDNDFCGTDMTIGTDSALHRIIEVVDAIMTTAQSHQRTFVLEVMGRHCGYLALVSALACGADWVLIPERPPKDGWEEQMCQKLSENRADKKRLNIIIVAEGAIDQNNKPITTDHIKDLVVSRLGFDTRVTILGHVQRGGTPSAFDRILASRMGVEAVLALLEASPGTPACVVSLCGNQAVRVPLMECVQMTQEVQKAMDEKRFEEAVKLRGRSFENNLNTYKLLSHRKIDTELPHSSFNVAVLNVGAPAAGMNAAVRSAVRVGITEGHTMFAVSDGFEGFYKGQIKEIKWGDVGGWTGQGGSLLGTKRTLPAKHVDKIAEQMRIHNINALLVIGGFEAYLGLMELQAARSKHAELCVPMVMVPATVSNNIPGSDLSIGADTAINAITDAFESLLQLVDARSRYEEFCVPLCMLPATISNNVSGTDLSIGADTSLNAIVETCDRIKQSASGTKRRVFIIETMGGYCGYLATVGGLAAGADAAYIYEEPFDIRDLQSNVEHLTEKMKTSIQRGLVLRNENSNENYTTDFIYQLYSEEGKGVFDCRKNVLGHMQQGGAPSPFDRNFGTKIAAKAMQWISKKLKEFYRDGRVFANTEDSACLLGMRRRALLFQPVVQLKDETDFVHRIPKEQWWLRLRPLMKILAKYKTSYDVSDSGQLEHIVRLRAKDSSAI, encoded by the exons GTATGAATGCTGCTGTGAGGGCAGTGGTCAGAATGGGAATCTATGTAGGAGCAAAGGTTTATTTTATCCATGAG GGCTACCAGGGCATGGTGGATGGAGGCGATAACATCAAGGAGGCATCATGGGAAAGTGTTTCCAGTATGTTACAAGTG GGTGGCACAGTGATCGGCAGTGCACGATGTAAGGATTTCCGCACACACGAGGGGCGTTTGCATGCCGCCCTAAACCTGGTTCAACGTGGTATCACCAACCTGTGTGTGATTGGTGGAGACGGCAGTTTGACCGGTGCTAATCTCTTCAGGGAGGAGTGGAGCGGACTGCTGGATGAGCTTGTCCAATCAG gtcAGATCAGCGAGGATGCTGCCCAAACTCATTCTGCTCTGCATATCGTCGGGATGGTGGGCTCTATAGATAATGATTTCTGTGGGACAGATATGACCATTGGCACTGACTCAGCACTGCACAGGATCATAGAGGTGGTGGACGCTATTATGACCACAGCGCAGAG CCATCAGAGGACCTTTGTGCTGGAGGTTATGGGGAGACATTGTGG gtaTCTAGCATTAGTCAGTGCTCTTGCGTGTGGTGCTGACTGGGTGCTGATTCCAGAACGGCCTCCTAAAGACGGCTGGGAGGAACAGATGTGTCAGAAACTATCAGAG AATCGTGCTGATAAGAAACGGCTTAATATCATCATAGTAGCTGAAGGTGCGATAGACCAAAACAACAAGCCCATAACCACAGACCATATAAAGGAC CTGGTCGTGAGCCGGTTGGGGTTTGACACTCGGGTCACCATTCTGGGCCACGTCCAGAGAGGAGGAACCCCCTCTGCCTTTGACCGGATTCTG GCCAGTCGCATGGGAGTGGAGGCCGTTTTGGCTCTTCTCGAAGCGTCCCCTGGTACTCCAGCATGTGTGGTGTCTCTGTGTGGAAATCAGGCGGTCAGGGTCCCTCTGATGGAGTGCGTTCAGATG ACTCAGGAGGTTCAAAAGGCCATGGATGAAAAGAGATTCGAAGAAGCCGTGAAGCTGCGTGGCAG AAGTTTCGAAAACAACCTGAACACCTACAAACTCTTGTCTCACCGCAAAATTGACACAGAGCTTCCACAT AGTTCGTTTAATGTGGCCGTGTTGAATGTTGGCGCTCCTGCGGCTGGTATGAATGCTGCCGTGCGCTCAGCTGTCAGAGTCGGCATCACTGAAGGACACACCATGTTTGCTGTGAGCGACGGGTTTGAGGGCTTCTACAAAGGACAG ATAAAAGAAATCAAGTGGGGGGATGTTGGGGGCTGGACAGGGCAGGGCGGGTCCCTGCTAGGAACAAAACG AACCCTCCCAGCAAAACATGTGGATAAAATTGCAGAGCAGATGAGGATTCACAACATAAACGCTTTACTGGTTATTGGAGGATTTGAG GCATATTTGGGTCTGATGGAGCTCCAAGCAGCTCGCTCCAAACACGCAGAGCTCTGTGTGCCGATGGTGATGGTCCCGGCCACTGTGTCCAACAATATCCCCGGCTCAGACCTGAGCATCGGGGCAGACACGGCCATCAACGCCATCACAGAC GCGTTTGAGAGTTTGCTGCAGCTGGTGGACGCCCGCAGCAGGTATGAGGAGTTCTGCGTGCCCCTGTGCATGCTGCCCGCCACCATCAGTAATAATGTGTCCGGCACTGACCTCAGCATCGGCGCTGACACCTCACTCAATGCCATAGTGGAG ACGTGTGACCGTATAAAGCAGTCGGCCAGCGGGACGAAGCGTCGCGTGTTCATCATCGAGACCATGGGGGGTTATTGTGGATATCTGGCAACCGTAGGTGGTCTTGCAGCTGGAGCTGATGCTGCGTACATCTATGAGGAGCCGTTTGACATCCGAGACCTGCAG TCTAACGTTGAGCATTTAACAGAGAAGATGAAGACCAGCATCCAGAGAGGACTAGTGCTCAG gaaTGAGAACAGCAATGAGAACTACACCACTGACTTCATCTATCAGCTGTACTCTGAAGAGGGTAAAGGAGTGTTTGACTGCAGGAAGAATGTCCTGGGACACatgcagcag GGTGGCGCTCCTTCACCATTTGACAGGAACTTTGGCACGAAGATCGCAGCTAAAGCCATGCAATGGATCTCCAAGAAGCTCAAAGAGTTTTACAGAGACG gccgTGTGTTTGCGAACACTGAAGACTCTGCATGTTTGCTGGGGATGCGGCGCAGGGCTCTGCTCTTCCAGCCTGTTGTTCAGCTCAAAGACGAGACAGATTTTGT
- the pfkpb gene encoding ATP-dependent 6-phosphofructokinase, platelet type isoform X6, translating into MPDTKKYIENLSGAGKCIGVLTSGGDAQGMNAAVRAVVRMGIYVGAKVYFIHEGYQGMVDGGDNIKEASWESVSSMLQVGGTVIGSARCKDFRTHEGRLHAALNLVQRGITNLCVIGGDGSLTGANLFREEWSGLLDELVQSGQISEDAAQTHSALHIVGMVGSIDNDFCGTDMTIGTDSALHRIIEVVDAIMTTAQSHQRTFVLEVMGRHCGYLALVSALACGADWVLIPERPPKDGWEEQMCQKLSESRLRGSRLNIIIVAEGATDRHGNPISSHQVKDLVVSRLGFDTRVTILGHVQRGGTPSAFDRILASRMGVEAVLALLEASPGTPACVVSLCGNQAVRVPLMECVQMTQEVQKAMDEKRFEEAVKLRGRSFENNLNTYKLLSHRKIDTELPHSSFNVAVLNVGAPAAGMNAAVRSAVRVGITEGHTMFAVSDGFEGFYKGQIKEIKWGDVGGWTGQGGSLLGTKRTLPAKHVDKIAEQMRIHNINALLVIGGFEAYLGLMELQAARSKHAELCVPMVMVPATVSNNIPGSDLSIGADTAINAITDTCDRIKQSASGTKRRVFIIETMGGYCGYLATVGGLAAGADAAYIYEEPFDIRDLQSNVEHLTEKMKTSIQRGLVLRNENSNENYTTDFIYQLYSEEGKGVFDCRKNVLGHMQQGGAPSPFDRNFGTKIAAKAMQWISKKLKEFYRDGRVFANTEDSACLLGMRRRALLFQPVVQLKDETDFVHRIPKEQWWLRLRPLMKILAKYKTSYDVSDSGQLEHIVRLRAKDSSAI; encoded by the exons GTATGAATGCTGCTGTGAGGGCAGTGGTCAGAATGGGAATCTATGTAGGAGCAAAGGTTTATTTTATCCATGAG GGCTACCAGGGCATGGTGGATGGAGGCGATAACATCAAGGAGGCATCATGGGAAAGTGTTTCCAGTATGTTACAAGTG GGTGGCACAGTGATCGGCAGTGCACGATGTAAGGATTTCCGCACACACGAGGGGCGTTTGCATGCCGCCCTAAACCTGGTTCAACGTGGTATCACCAACCTGTGTGTGATTGGTGGAGACGGCAGTTTGACCGGTGCTAATCTCTTCAGGGAGGAGTGGAGCGGACTGCTGGATGAGCTTGTCCAATCAG gtcAGATCAGCGAGGATGCTGCCCAAACTCATTCTGCTCTGCATATCGTCGGGATGGTGGGCTCTATAGATAATGATTTCTGTGGGACAGATATGACCATTGGCACTGACTCAGCACTGCACAGGATCATAGAGGTGGTGGACGCTATTATGACCACAGCGCAGAG CCATCAGAGGACCTTTGTGCTGGAGGTTATGGGGAGACATTGTGG gtaTCTAGCATTAGTCAGTGCTCTTGCGTGTGGTGCTGACTGGGTGCTGATTCCAGAACGGCCTCCTAAAGACGGCTGGGAGGAACAGATGTGTCAGAAACTATCAGAG AGCCGTTTGCGAGGTTCTCGTCTTAATATAATCATAGTGGCTGAAGGAGCCACAGACAGACACGGAAACCCCATCAGCTCACATCAAGTGAAGGAC CTGGTCGTGAGCCGGTTGGGGTTTGACACTCGGGTCACCATTCTGGGCCACGTCCAGAGAGGAGGAACCCCCTCTGCCTTTGACCGGATTCTG GCCAGTCGCATGGGAGTGGAGGCCGTTTTGGCTCTTCTCGAAGCGTCCCCTGGTACTCCAGCATGTGTGGTGTCTCTGTGTGGAAATCAGGCGGTCAGGGTCCCTCTGATGGAGTGCGTTCAGATG ACTCAGGAGGTTCAAAAGGCCATGGATGAAAAGAGATTCGAAGAAGCCGTGAAGCTGCGTGGCAG AAGTTTCGAAAACAACCTGAACACCTACAAACTCTTGTCTCACCGCAAAATTGACACAGAGCTTCCACAT AGTTCGTTTAATGTGGCCGTGTTGAATGTTGGCGCTCCTGCGGCTGGTATGAATGCTGCCGTGCGCTCAGCTGTCAGAGTCGGCATCACTGAAGGACACACCATGTTTGCTGTGAGCGACGGGTTTGAGGGCTTCTACAAAGGACAG ATAAAAGAAATCAAGTGGGGGGATGTTGGGGGCTGGACAGGGCAGGGCGGGTCCCTGCTAGGAACAAAACG AACCCTCCCAGCAAAACATGTGGATAAAATTGCAGAGCAGATGAGGATTCACAACATAAACGCTTTACTGGTTATTGGAGGATTTGAG GCATATTTGGGTCTGATGGAGCTCCAAGCAGCTCGCTCCAAACACGCAGAGCTCTGTGTGCCGATGGTGATGGTCCCGGCCACTGTGTCCAACAATATCCCCGGCTCAGACCTGAGCATCGGGGCAGACACGGCCATCAACGCCATCACAGAC ACGTGTGACCGTATAAAGCAGTCGGCCAGCGGGACGAAGCGTCGCGTGTTCATCATCGAGACCATGGGGGGTTATTGTGGATATCTGGCAACCGTAGGTGGTCTTGCAGCTGGAGCTGATGCTGCGTACATCTATGAGGAGCCGTTTGACATCCGAGACCTGCAG TCTAACGTTGAGCATTTAACAGAGAAGATGAAGACCAGCATCCAGAGAGGACTAGTGCTCAG gaaTGAGAACAGCAATGAGAACTACACCACTGACTTCATCTATCAGCTGTACTCTGAAGAGGGTAAAGGAGTGTTTGACTGCAGGAAGAATGTCCTGGGACACatgcagcag GGTGGCGCTCCTTCACCATTTGACAGGAACTTTGGCACGAAGATCGCAGCTAAAGCCATGCAATGGATCTCCAAGAAGCTCAAAGAGTTTTACAGAGACG gccgTGTGTTTGCGAACACTGAAGACTCTGCATGTTTGCTGGGGATGCGGCGCAGGGCTCTGCTCTTCCAGCCTGTTGTTCAGCTCAAAGACGAGACAGATTTTGT
- the pfkpb gene encoding ATP-dependent 6-phosphofructokinase, platelet type isoform X5 produces MPDTKKYIENLSGAGKCIGVLTSGGDAQGMNAAVRAVVRMGIYVGAKVYFIHEGYQGMVDGGDNIKEASWESVSSMLQVGGTVIGSARCKDFRTHEGRLHAALNLVQRGITNLCVIGGDGSLTGANLFREEWSGLLDELVQSGQISEDAAQTHSALHIVGMVGSIDNDFCGTDMTIGTDSALHRIIEVVDAIMTTAQSHQRTFVLEVMGRHCGYLALVSALACGADWVLIPERPPKDGWEEQMCQKLSESRLRGSRLNIIIVAEGATDRHGNPISSHQVKDLVVSRLGFDTRVTILGHVQRGGTPSAFDRILASRMGVEAVLALLEASPGTPACVVSLCGNQAVRVPLMECVQMTQEVQKAMDEKRFEEAVKLRGRSFENNLNTYKLLSHRKIDTELPHSSFNVAVLNVGAPAAGMNAAVRSAVRVGITEGHTMFAVSDGFEGFYKGQIKEIKWGDVGGWTGQGGSLLGTKRTLPAKHVDKIAEQMRIHNINALLVIGGFEAFESLLQLVDARSRYEEFCVPLCMLPATISNNVSGTDLSIGADTSLNAIVETCDRIKQSASGTKRRVFIIETMGGYCGYLATVGGLAAGADAAYIYEEPFDIRDLQSNVEHLTEKMKTSIQRGLVLRNENSNENYTTDFIYQLYSEEGKGVFDCRKNVLGHMQQGGAPSPFDRNFGTKIAAKAMQWISKKLKEFYRDGRVFANTEDSACLLGMRRRALLFQPVVQLKDETDFVHRIPKEQWWLRLRPLMKILAKYKTSYDVSDSGQLEHIVRLRAKDSSAI; encoded by the exons GTATGAATGCTGCTGTGAGGGCAGTGGTCAGAATGGGAATCTATGTAGGAGCAAAGGTTTATTTTATCCATGAG GGCTACCAGGGCATGGTGGATGGAGGCGATAACATCAAGGAGGCATCATGGGAAAGTGTTTCCAGTATGTTACAAGTG GGTGGCACAGTGATCGGCAGTGCACGATGTAAGGATTTCCGCACACACGAGGGGCGTTTGCATGCCGCCCTAAACCTGGTTCAACGTGGTATCACCAACCTGTGTGTGATTGGTGGAGACGGCAGTTTGACCGGTGCTAATCTCTTCAGGGAGGAGTGGAGCGGACTGCTGGATGAGCTTGTCCAATCAG gtcAGATCAGCGAGGATGCTGCCCAAACTCATTCTGCTCTGCATATCGTCGGGATGGTGGGCTCTATAGATAATGATTTCTGTGGGACAGATATGACCATTGGCACTGACTCAGCACTGCACAGGATCATAGAGGTGGTGGACGCTATTATGACCACAGCGCAGAG CCATCAGAGGACCTTTGTGCTGGAGGTTATGGGGAGACATTGTGG gtaTCTAGCATTAGTCAGTGCTCTTGCGTGTGGTGCTGACTGGGTGCTGATTCCAGAACGGCCTCCTAAAGACGGCTGGGAGGAACAGATGTGTCAGAAACTATCAGAG AGCCGTTTGCGAGGTTCTCGTCTTAATATAATCATAGTGGCTGAAGGAGCCACAGACAGACACGGAAACCCCATCAGCTCACATCAAGTGAAGGAC CTGGTCGTGAGCCGGTTGGGGTTTGACACTCGGGTCACCATTCTGGGCCACGTCCAGAGAGGAGGAACCCCCTCTGCCTTTGACCGGATTCTG GCCAGTCGCATGGGAGTGGAGGCCGTTTTGGCTCTTCTCGAAGCGTCCCCTGGTACTCCAGCATGTGTGGTGTCTCTGTGTGGAAATCAGGCGGTCAGGGTCCCTCTGATGGAGTGCGTTCAGATG ACTCAGGAGGTTCAAAAGGCCATGGATGAAAAGAGATTCGAAGAAGCCGTGAAGCTGCGTGGCAG AAGTTTCGAAAACAACCTGAACACCTACAAACTCTTGTCTCACCGCAAAATTGACACAGAGCTTCCACAT AGTTCGTTTAATGTGGCCGTGTTGAATGTTGGCGCTCCTGCGGCTGGTATGAATGCTGCCGTGCGCTCAGCTGTCAGAGTCGGCATCACTGAAGGACACACCATGTTTGCTGTGAGCGACGGGTTTGAGGGCTTCTACAAAGGACAG ATAAAAGAAATCAAGTGGGGGGATGTTGGGGGCTGGACAGGGCAGGGCGGGTCCCTGCTAGGAACAAAACG AACCCTCCCAGCAAAACATGTGGATAAAATTGCAGAGCAGATGAGGATTCACAACATAAACGCTTTACTGGTTATTGGAGGATTTGAG GCGTTTGAGAGTTTGCTGCAGCTGGTGGACGCCCGCAGCAGGTATGAGGAGTTCTGCGTGCCCCTGTGCATGCTGCCCGCCACCATCAGTAATAATGTGTCCGGCACTGACCTCAGCATCGGCGCTGACACCTCACTCAATGCCATAGTGGAG ACGTGTGACCGTATAAAGCAGTCGGCCAGCGGGACGAAGCGTCGCGTGTTCATCATCGAGACCATGGGGGGTTATTGTGGATATCTGGCAACCGTAGGTGGTCTTGCAGCTGGAGCTGATGCTGCGTACATCTATGAGGAGCCGTTTGACATCCGAGACCTGCAG TCTAACGTTGAGCATTTAACAGAGAAGATGAAGACCAGCATCCAGAGAGGACTAGTGCTCAG gaaTGAGAACAGCAATGAGAACTACACCACTGACTTCATCTATCAGCTGTACTCTGAAGAGGGTAAAGGAGTGTTTGACTGCAGGAAGAATGTCCTGGGACACatgcagcag GGTGGCGCTCCTTCACCATTTGACAGGAACTTTGGCACGAAGATCGCAGCTAAAGCCATGCAATGGATCTCCAAGAAGCTCAAAGAGTTTTACAGAGACG gccgTGTGTTTGCGAACACTGAAGACTCTGCATGTTTGCTGGGGATGCGGCGCAGGGCTCTGCTCTTCCAGCCTGTTGTTCAGCTCAAAGACGAGACAGATTTTGT
- the pfkpb gene encoding ATP-dependent 6-phosphofructokinase, platelet type isoform X1: protein MPDTKKYIENLSGAGKCIGVLTSGGDAQGMNAAVRAVVRMGIYVGAKVYFIHEGYQGMVDGGDNIKEASWESVSSMLQVGGTVIGSARCKDFRTHEGRLHAALNLVQRGITNLCVIGGDGSLTGANLFREEWSGLLDELVQSGQISEDAAQTHSALHIVGMVGSIDNDFCGTDMTIGTDSALHRIIEVVDAIMTTAQSHQRTFVLEVMGRHCGYLALVSALACGADWVLIPERPPKDGWEEQMCQKLSENRADKKRLNIIIVAEGAIDQNNKPITTDHIKDLVVSRLGFDTRVTILGHVQRGGTPSAFDRILASRMGVEAVLALLEASPGTPACVVSLCGNQAVRVPLMECVQMTQEVQKAMDEKRFEEAVKLRGRSFENNLNTYKLLSHRKIDTELPHSSFNVAVLNVGAPAAGMNAAVRSAVRVGITEGHTMFAVSDGFEGFYKGQIKEIKWGDVGGWTGQGGSLLGTKRTLPAKHVDKIAEQMRIHNINALLVIGGFEAYLGLMELQAARSKHAELCVPMVMVPATVSNNIPGSDLSIGADTAINAITDTCDRIKQSASGTKRRVFIIETMGGYCGYLATVGGLAAGADAAYIYEEPFDIRDLQSNVEHLTEKMKTSIQRGLVLRNENSNENYTTDFIYQLYSEEGKGVFDCRKNVLGHMQQGGAPSPFDRNFGTKIAAKAMQWISKKLKEFYRDGRVFANTEDSACLLGMRRRALLFQPVVQLKDETDFVHRIPKEQWWLRLRPLMKILAKYKTSYDVSDSGQLEHIVRLRAKDSSAI from the exons GTATGAATGCTGCTGTGAGGGCAGTGGTCAGAATGGGAATCTATGTAGGAGCAAAGGTTTATTTTATCCATGAG GGCTACCAGGGCATGGTGGATGGAGGCGATAACATCAAGGAGGCATCATGGGAAAGTGTTTCCAGTATGTTACAAGTG GGTGGCACAGTGATCGGCAGTGCACGATGTAAGGATTTCCGCACACACGAGGGGCGTTTGCATGCCGCCCTAAACCTGGTTCAACGTGGTATCACCAACCTGTGTGTGATTGGTGGAGACGGCAGTTTGACCGGTGCTAATCTCTTCAGGGAGGAGTGGAGCGGACTGCTGGATGAGCTTGTCCAATCAG gtcAGATCAGCGAGGATGCTGCCCAAACTCATTCTGCTCTGCATATCGTCGGGATGGTGGGCTCTATAGATAATGATTTCTGTGGGACAGATATGACCATTGGCACTGACTCAGCACTGCACAGGATCATAGAGGTGGTGGACGCTATTATGACCACAGCGCAGAG CCATCAGAGGACCTTTGTGCTGGAGGTTATGGGGAGACATTGTGG gtaTCTAGCATTAGTCAGTGCTCTTGCGTGTGGTGCTGACTGGGTGCTGATTCCAGAACGGCCTCCTAAAGACGGCTGGGAGGAACAGATGTGTCAGAAACTATCAGAG AATCGTGCTGATAAGAAACGGCTTAATATCATCATAGTAGCTGAAGGTGCGATAGACCAAAACAACAAGCCCATAACCACAGACCATATAAAGGAC CTGGTCGTGAGCCGGTTGGGGTTTGACACTCGGGTCACCATTCTGGGCCACGTCCAGAGAGGAGGAACCCCCTCTGCCTTTGACCGGATTCTG GCCAGTCGCATGGGAGTGGAGGCCGTTTTGGCTCTTCTCGAAGCGTCCCCTGGTACTCCAGCATGTGTGGTGTCTCTGTGTGGAAATCAGGCGGTCAGGGTCCCTCTGATGGAGTGCGTTCAGATG ACTCAGGAGGTTCAAAAGGCCATGGATGAAAAGAGATTCGAAGAAGCCGTGAAGCTGCGTGGCAG AAGTTTCGAAAACAACCTGAACACCTACAAACTCTTGTCTCACCGCAAAATTGACACAGAGCTTCCACAT AGTTCGTTTAATGTGGCCGTGTTGAATGTTGGCGCTCCTGCGGCTGGTATGAATGCTGCCGTGCGCTCAGCTGTCAGAGTCGGCATCACTGAAGGACACACCATGTTTGCTGTGAGCGACGGGTTTGAGGGCTTCTACAAAGGACAG ATAAAAGAAATCAAGTGGGGGGATGTTGGGGGCTGGACAGGGCAGGGCGGGTCCCTGCTAGGAACAAAACG AACCCTCCCAGCAAAACATGTGGATAAAATTGCAGAGCAGATGAGGATTCACAACATAAACGCTTTACTGGTTATTGGAGGATTTGAG GCATATTTGGGTCTGATGGAGCTCCAAGCAGCTCGCTCCAAACACGCAGAGCTCTGTGTGCCGATGGTGATGGTCCCGGCCACTGTGTCCAACAATATCCCCGGCTCAGACCTGAGCATCGGGGCAGACACGGCCATCAACGCCATCACAGAC ACGTGTGACCGTATAAAGCAGTCGGCCAGCGGGACGAAGCGTCGCGTGTTCATCATCGAGACCATGGGGGGTTATTGTGGATATCTGGCAACCGTAGGTGGTCTTGCAGCTGGAGCTGATGCTGCGTACATCTATGAGGAGCCGTTTGACATCCGAGACCTGCAG TCTAACGTTGAGCATTTAACAGAGAAGATGAAGACCAGCATCCAGAGAGGACTAGTGCTCAG gaaTGAGAACAGCAATGAGAACTACACCACTGACTTCATCTATCAGCTGTACTCTGAAGAGGGTAAAGGAGTGTTTGACTGCAGGAAGAATGTCCTGGGACACatgcagcag GGTGGCGCTCCTTCACCATTTGACAGGAACTTTGGCACGAAGATCGCAGCTAAAGCCATGCAATGGATCTCCAAGAAGCTCAAAGAGTTTTACAGAGACG gccgTGTGTTTGCGAACACTGAAGACTCTGCATGTTTGCTGGGGATGCGGCGCAGGGCTCTGCTCTTCCAGCCTGTTGTTCAGCTCAAAGACGAGACAGATTTTGT